In Porites lutea chromosome 7, jaPorLute2.1, whole genome shotgun sequence, a single window of DNA contains:
- the LOC140943538 gene encoding TNF receptor-associated factor 6-B-like, with the protein MAEAPANESLGGYDEEFVKAVEDDLQCAICKLPLKDPMQTKCGHRFCRQCLDEHFKSQQSAGVKFTCPVDRSNLVRDKDLFLDKATEQKILSFFIHCPSEGCQWTGELRSKDAHLASCPLKVVSCTNANCDDTMARNNLQAHVTTTCPWRILQCNHCGTSHPACETEAHDLECRRKPLNCLKSCGAIIPREELATHDGNDCPLTITSCPYVEMGCTAQCVFRAYWEQKNLLTLFQMAANFARFVFKKLAIVVLWYTGTGGRMGTQGGLFLVRHHITSPKENGAAGKYNP; encoded by the exons ATGGCGGAAGCTCCAGCAAATGAATCCCTTGGTGGATATGATGAGGAGTTTGTTAAAGCAGTGGAAGACGATTTGCAATGTGCAATCTGCAAGTTACCCCTAAAAGATCCAATGCAAACGAAATGTGGTCACAGATTTTGCAGACAGTGTCTTGACGAGCACTTTAAGAG tcaACAAAGTGCTGGGGTCAAGTTTACTTGTCCCGTTGATAGAAGCAATCTCGTACGAGACAAA GACCTTTTTCTAGATAAAGCAACAGAACAAAAGATTCTCTCCTTTTTTATCCACTGCCCAAGTGAAGGATGTCAGTGGACTGGCGAACTGCGGTCCAAAGAT GCTCATCTGGCGTCATGccctctcaaagttgtttcCTGTACAAATGCAAACTGTGACGACACAATGGCTAGGAACAATTTACAAGCACACGTGACCACAACGTGCCCATGGAGGATTCTTCAATGCAATCATTGTGGCACTTCACATCCTGCTTGCGAAACAGAG GCTCATGATCTTGAGTGCAGGAGAAAACCGCTAAACTGCCTAAAAAGCTGTGGTGCTATCATCCCGCGCGAAGAG CTTGCGACTCACGATGGCAATGATTGTCCATTGACCATAACTTCCTGCCCGTATGTTGAAATGGGCTGTACGGCACAG tGTGTTTTTCGAGCTTATTGGgaacaaaaaaaccttttgaccctctttcaaatggctgcaaaTTTTGCGaggttcgttttcaaaaaattggcTATTGTGGTATTGTGGTATACTGGTACAGGTGGGAGAATGGGAACCCAAGGAGGTTTATTTTTAGTACGGCATCACATCACATCTCCAAAGGAAAATGGCGCTGCTGGAAAATATAATCCTTGA